A single window of Metallosphaera hakonensis JCM 8857 = DSM 7519 DNA harbors:
- a CDS encoding triphosphoribosyl-dephospho-CoA synthase → MGTEELVDLYRFCSRVGLSLSVASIVEASIPKPGNASPFQDLETVAFRDIILSAMKLRESYTEACVRGYNRELPLMDLLYRVTDKRFALLGTAMLLLPLAYSSPTSRDLKALLTTSSQVIRSLGNEDWKWFKKSLEIISPSYLGKTEKMDYRQEDLSLWQVLNWSTMFDPVPREMVSGYPNSLDVFQILSARPCETFVSSAQFAFLHLLSRIPDGLISRKWGHRVAINVSSMARRILHCPLEHELEFFNEFLVRRKLNPGSTADLIASGIALYELHELYTHDFRSPLQRGCDRVT, encoded by the coding sequence TTGGGGACAGAAGAACTCGTGGATTTGTACAGGTTTTGTAGCAGAGTAGGTTTGAGTCTATCTGTGGCCTCTATAGTTGAGGCCTCCATACCTAAACCGGGAAATGCAAGTCCCTTTCAGGACTTAGAGACAGTCGCATTCAGGGATATAATTTTATCAGCAATGAAATTAAGAGAATCATATACCGAGGCGTGTGTGCGAGGATATAACCGTGAGCTACCCTTGATGGACTTACTGTATAGAGTCACAGACAAGAGATTCGCGCTATTGGGAACGGCCATGTTACTGCTTCCTTTGGCCTATTCATCTCCAACCTCGAGAGATCTGAAGGCACTTCTAACCACTTCATCCCAGGTGATACGCTCTTTGGGTAATGAAGATTGGAAATGGTTCAAGAAGTCTTTGGAAATCATATCGCCAAGCTATCTTGGAAAGACAGAAAAGATGGATTATAGACAAGAAGACCTATCTCTATGGCAAGTACTCAATTGGTCAACCATGTTTGACCCTGTTCCCAGAGAAATGGTGAGTGGGTATCCCAATTCCCTTGATGTATTCCAAATTCTTTCAGCAAGGCCATGTGAAACCTTCGTCAGCTCAGCTCAATTTGCCTTTCTTCATCTGCTTTCGAGGATACCTGACGGTCTTATCTCTAGGAAATGGGGGCATAGAGTGGCCATTAATGTTTCGTCAATGGCACGAAGAATACTGCACTGTCCATTGGAACACGAGTTAGAGTTTTTCAATGAATTTTTAGTTCGAAGAAAACTAAACCCAGGTTCCACTGCTGATTTAATAGCTTCAGGTATAGCTCTATATGAGCTCCATGAGCTCTATACTCATGATTTCAGGTCTCCCTTGCAAAGAGGATGCGATAGAGTTACTTAA
- a CDS encoding sigma factor G inhibitor Gin: MKPFQRTNSVRVVYRKTPSGSSRALVRRRKSNKSTCAICKKPLRGSVGSKQRIYGGYICHRCLQHLIKSTMRGTS; this comes from the coding sequence ATGAAGCCCTTTCAGAGAACTAACTCGGTGAGAGTGGTTTATAGAAAAACTCCCTCCGGATCTAGTAGGGCCTTAGTTAGGAGAAGAAAGTCTAATAAATCAACTTGCGCAATTTGCAAGAAGCCTCTGAGGGGTAGTGTGGGGTCTAAACAGAGGATCTATGGCGGATATATATGTCATAGATGTTTACAGCATCTCATCAAGTCAACTATGAGAGGAACTTCATGA
- a CDS encoding DUF5752 family protein: MASQILDLKAKKSFEFHAAYYPPIYAGRKAYTIEELIDGIRKVDGFSLFYHVFHPVFSSHVVPYDLHNDFAFWLRNELHDDSLAYKVSDVEGAEPKTVEQVRDEILKILESSTNKTRAQKPFHFITCRPVVFDTGKKANSIGEFIDIISNITMRSVVYHFVFRRAMGYSQRNDFSAWLDEEFHVSNLADKLSKIDPQTYVDEETLRQDILLIVNKVIYQ, encoded by the coding sequence ATGGCATCTCAAATATTGGACTTGAAAGCAAAGAAATCATTCGAATTTCACGCAGCTTATTATCCCCCAATTTATGCTGGAAGAAAAGCTTATACAATTGAGGAGCTAATCGATGGAATACGAAAAGTGGACGGTTTCTCTTTGTTCTATCACGTCTTTCATCCAGTATTTTCTAGTCATGTGGTACCTTACGATTTACATAACGATTTCGCCTTTTGGCTAAGAAATGAACTTCACGATGATTCCTTGGCATATAAGGTATCTGATGTGGAGGGAGCAGAACCAAAAACGGTTGAACAGGTAAGGGATGAAATTCTCAAGATCCTAGAGTCCTCCACGAATAAGACTAGGGCACAGAAACCCTTCCATTTCATAACGTGTAGGCCAGTGGTCTTTGATACTGGTAAAAAGGCTAACTCCATTGGAGAGTTTATAGATATTATTTCAAACATTACAATGAGATCTGTAGTATATCACTTCGTTTTTCGTAGAGCTATGGGCTACAGTCAAAGAAACGACTTCTCGGCATGGTTGGACGAGGAATTTCATGTTTCAAATCTAGCTGATAAACTTTCAAAGATAGATCCTCAGACCTATGTTGACGAAGAGACCCTGAGGCAGGACATTCTATTGATCGTTAATAAGGTGATATACCAATGA
- a CDS encoding phytoene/squalene synthase family protein: MENYLKMIFKNASVTYYNSSLFFPREVRNDVTKLYAFVRVFDDLVDSIPQKEKEFYELKEKYYAELNGEQSGNIVLSNFVELMNRKGFKEEWVEAFLNAMESDLKKKIYYNIHETLKYMYGSAEVVGLMMMKLLRLKEESSYYARSLGRAMQYLNFIRDVKEDTQMGRQYLPLDEMEEFSVSSLGECTDNFREFIRFQLKRYFDFQEEAERGYRYIPVRYLVAIKTAADMYKWTANKIHNDPCILNRLKVKPKVRNVVANGMYNLVSEALWRFVSSYHI; encoded by the coding sequence ATGGAGAATTATCTAAAGATGATTTTCAAGAACGCTAGCGTAACTTATTACAATAGTAGCCTATTTTTCCCAAGGGAAGTCAGAAATGATGTGACTAAGTTATATGCTTTTGTAAGGGTTTTTGATGACTTAGTCGATTCAATTCCTCAAAAAGAGAAGGAATTTTATGAACTAAAGGAGAAATATTACGCAGAGTTAAATGGAGAGCAGAGCGGCAATATAGTTCTTTCCAATTTTGTAGAATTAATGAATAGAAAGGGTTTCAAAGAAGAGTGGGTTGAAGCGTTTTTAAATGCCATGGAGAGTGATCTTAAGAAGAAGATTTACTATAACATTCATGAAACTTTGAAGTATATGTATGGCTCAGCGGAAGTGGTAGGTCTTATGATGATGAAATTATTAAGGCTAAAAGAGGAATCCTCTTATTATGCAAGGTCGCTGGGAAGGGCAATGCAATATTTGAATTTTATAAGGGATGTCAAGGAAGACACGCAGATGGGAAGACAATATTTACCGTTGGATGAAATGGAGGAGTTCTCTGTCAGTTCATTGGGGGAATGTACGGATAACTTCAGGGAATTTATAAGGTTTCAATTAAAAAGATACTTTGATTTTCAAGAGGAGGCCGAAAGGGGTTATAGATACATACCAGTCAGATACTTGGTCGCCATTAAAACTGCAGCAGACATGTATAAGTGGACTGCTAATAAAATACATAATGATCCCTGTATTTTGAATAGGCTTAAGGTAAAGCCTAAAGTTAGAAACGTAGTAGCTAACGGGATGTATAATTTGGTAAGTGAGGCTCTTTGGAGATTCGTTTCTTCTTACCACATTTAG
- a CDS encoding glycosyltransferase: protein MIEKYAEIIGENELDAIFRIAEELKGISVLHINSTPKGGGVAEILSKLVPMMNELGINTQWKVIRGDNSFFNVTKTFHNSLQNGVGELLDDSFKIYEKWQGINLSEIPLDYDVVFIHDPQPAGLIKGKKKGKWVWRCHIDISNPYPPVWNFLRKYVQLYDSMIISSSVFGREDLNVPQFVIPPSIDPLSVKNREISSFTVERILRKFEIDTERPLITQISRFDRAKDPVGVIQSFKGLKKHVDAQLVYLGSPASDDPEGELVYRETIKAAEGVKDVHLLLLPPDSDLEVNAFQRGATVVMQKSVKEGFGLTVSEAMWKRKAVIGGNTGGIPLQIIHGYTGFLVNTPEEATHYLIYLLRNKEIRERIGQVAREHVRNNFLMTRELRDYLMVILLTLQGAMGRT, encoded by the coding sequence ATGATAGAAAAATACGCAGAGATTATAGGAGAAAACGAGTTGGATGCTATTTTTAGAATAGCCGAGGAACTCAAGGGCATTTCAGTTCTTCACATTAATTCAACCCCAAAAGGTGGCGGAGTCGCAGAAATTCTCAGTAAATTAGTACCAATGATGAACGAGTTGGGAATAAATACACAATGGAAAGTCATTAGAGGTGACAATAGTTTCTTTAATGTAACAAAAACTTTCCATAATTCTCTTCAAAATGGCGTTGGAGAGTTGCTCGATGATAGCTTCAAAATTTATGAGAAATGGCAGGGCATCAATCTCTCTGAGATTCCTCTGGACTATGATGTGGTGTTCATCCATGATCCTCAGCCGGCTGGCCTAATCAAGGGGAAGAAAAAGGGAAAATGGGTATGGAGATGTCATATTGACATTTCGAATCCTTATCCGCCCGTTTGGAATTTCTTGAGAAAATACGTTCAACTATACGATTCTATGATCATATCATCATCGGTATTTGGTAGGGAAGACCTCAACGTACCCCAATTCGTTATACCACCGTCCATCGATCCGTTAAGCGTGAAGAACAGGGAAATATCCAGTTTTACAGTAGAGAGGATACTTAGGAAATTTGAAATAGATACTGAGAGACCACTTATAACCCAGATTAGTAGATTCGACAGGGCCAAAGATCCGGTGGGAGTCATACAATCATTTAAGGGCTTAAAGAAGCATGTTGATGCCCAACTTGTTTATCTAGGTAGCCCAGCGTCGGATGATCCAGAGGGCGAACTAGTATATCGTGAAACTATTAAGGCCGCTGAGGGGGTGAAAGACGTTCATCTACTCCTCTTACCCCCAGATAGCGATCTTGAGGTTAATGCCTTTCAGAGAGGAGCTACAGTGGTTATGCAGAAGTCTGTTAAGGAAGGATTCGGATTGACTGTAAGCGAGGCCATGTGGAAGAGAAAGGCAGTAATAGGGGGAAATACTGGAGGTATACCATTACAAATAATTCACGGATATACTGGTTTTCTCGTGAATACTCCAGAAGAGGCTACGCATTACTTAATATACCTTTTGAGAAACAAAGAAATAAGAGAGAGGATTGGGCAGGTTGCAAGGGAGCACGTAAGGAACAACTTTCTCATGACACGTGAATTAAGAGATTACCTAATGGTTATTTTACTAACTTTACAAGGAGCGATGGGAAGGACTTAG
- the cedA gene encoding DNA import protein CedA, which produces MNIFEFLAIAQDLAALTYFIGALVMALPIPLYGLKKWGPRLIADGLYSSILVNLYEVFLSITLEIGNMLGANWSYYITWLYSVLAAELQVYVNIRSIYLGVSSIPYLNPLAGPVTLFLSIVSAFASVTGTLIVISQLIYNNVGLIIILGILFMSLPFRIGRSIGGSLIGFAIVFYIGLPLLPSFLNMFGVDVLNVLFSSNDSISLLITQAIPEYLEGAVLMPVVYLGILSSISLGLGSAISGTYSRLPIPLDFL; this is translated from the coding sequence ATGAATATTTTTGAGTTTTTAGCTATAGCTCAAGATCTTGCTGCCCTGACTTACTTTATAGGGGCATTAGTGATGGCTTTACCTATCCCATTATATGGTTTGAAGAAATGGGGTCCTAGATTAATCGCAGACGGTTTATATTCCTCGATTCTCGTTAATCTTTACGAGGTATTTCTATCAATTACTTTAGAAATAGGTAATATGTTAGGAGCCAATTGGAGTTATTACATTACATGGCTCTACAGTGTTTTAGCGGCGGAATTGCAAGTTTATGTTAATATCAGATCTATCTATTTGGGGGTTTCATCCATTCCCTACTTAAACCCATTGGCGGGTCCGGTTACACTATTTTTATCTATAGTATCAGCATTCGCAAGTGTGACTGGGACTCTTATAGTCATATCTCAACTAATTTATAATAATGTAGGTCTGATAATAATACTAGGAATCCTCTTCATGTCTCTACCCTTTAGAATTGGCAGATCAATAGGAGGTTCGTTAATAGGTTTCGCAATAGTATTCTATATTGGTCTACCTCTTCTACCGTCATTCCTAAATATGTTTGGAGTTGATGTACTAAACGTTTTATTTTCATCTAACGATTCCATCTCTCTTCTCATCACTCAGGCAATTCCTGAATATCTTGAGGGGGCGGTATTAATGCCAGTGGTTTATTTGGGCATTCTCTCATCTATATCATTAGGGCTTGGTTCAGCGATATCTGGTACATACTCGAGGCTCCCCATACCCCTAGACTTCTTGTGA
- a CDS encoding adenylate kinase yields MKLGIVTGIPGVGKTTILNTIKEILSRENSKFLIMNYGDYMLKTAIEMKYVNNRDEMRKLPLSIQRQLQLEAAKSIYKDASSLGEGLSFLDTHAVVRTLGGYLPGLPKHIIEILQPQVIFLIESDPEIIIKRQENDKSRARTDYSDPQVIRETMDFARYSAMASAVLVGASVKVVRNVEGDPSIAAIQIIKSMT; encoded by the coding sequence TTGAAGCTCGGTATTGTGACCGGTATACCTGGGGTTGGAAAAACCACTATATTAAATACAATAAAGGAAATATTATCCAGAGAAAATTCTAAGTTTTTAATAATGAATTATGGAGATTATATGCTAAAGACTGCAATAGAAATGAAGTATGTAAATAATAGAGACGAGATGAGAAAACTGCCCCTATCTATTCAAAGACAATTGCAGCTTGAAGCTGCCAAAAGCATATATAAGGATGCTTCGTCTCTGGGAGAGGGTCTATCATTCCTAGACACCCATGCCGTAGTGCGAACACTTGGGGGATACCTTCCAGGTCTACCTAAGCATATAATAGAGATTCTCCAACCGCAGGTAATTTTCCTCATCGAAAGTGACCCAGAAATTATTATAAAGAGGCAGGAGAACGATAAAAGCAGAGCTAGAACAGATTACTCTGACCCTCAAGTAATAAGAGAGACAATGGACTTTGCTAGATATTCAGCTATGGCTTCTGCTGTGTTAGTTGGAGCGTCTGTTAAAGTAGTTAGGAACGTTGAGGGCGATCCATCAATAGCTGCAATCCAAATTATAAAATCAATGACCTAG
- a CDS encoding lycopene cyclase domain-containing protein — protein sequence MIFFPTLLISLLFHVKRHYKALLLSIIITAPIFLIWDFLATGIRSWSFNPKWVLGIYVIDLPIEEVLFFVVTPFATLLIYDFVQSKMKDHTLSSFSQRNMGIFALVLLILGFFASDHSYTFIDLIYASLSIFLVELFDKDLFTSRNYWVFLLLTYIPFLIFDYFLTSLPVVIYGHNSILNIRVFTIPIEDFIYSFSMMNIYTLFYRRGMRIWI from the coding sequence ATGATATTCTTCCCCACTTTACTGATATCATTATTATTTCACGTCAAGAGGCATTACAAGGCCCTTCTTCTCTCAATTATTATCACTGCTCCCATCTTCCTGATATGGGATTTCTTGGCAACTGGGATACGTTCCTGGAGCTTTAATCCTAAGTGGGTATTGGGAATATATGTGATTGACTTGCCTATTGAGGAGGTTTTGTTCTTTGTAGTTACACCCTTTGCAACACTCTTAATATATGACTTCGTTCAATCAAAAATGAAAGACCATACTCTCAGTTCCTTCAGTCAGAGGAACATGGGAATTTTTGCATTAGTTCTACTAATTCTCGGGTTCTTTGCATCGGATCACTCCTACACTTTTATAGATTTGATTTATGCGTCTCTTTCAATATTTTTGGTGGAGCTTTTTGATAAGGACCTCTTTACGTCCCGAAATTATTGGGTTTTCTTGTTGTTGACTTACATTCCTTTCTTAATATTTGACTATTTTCTAACCTCGTTACCAGTTGTTATTTATGGTCATAATTCAATTCTAAATATTAGGGTCTTCACAATACCCATAGAGGACTTCATATATTCCTTTTCCATGATGAATATTTACACGCTCTTCTATAGGAGAGGAATGAGGATATGGATATAG
- a CDS encoding archease encodes MKFEFFEHTADIGIRAWGDSLEEAFENSALAVFEVITDTSKVQEKTTVDIEVEGYDLENLMYRWIEALLFYYDTELLLFSRFKVAINDLKLKGKAFGERFDESRHERRTVVKAMTYHEMEIRKYDGKFEIKFVVDI; translated from the coding sequence ATGAAGTTTGAATTCTTCGAGCACACCGCTGATATAGGTATTAGAGCGTGGGGAGATAGTTTAGAGGAGGCATTCGAAAATTCTGCTCTAGCAGTGTTTGAAGTAATTACTGATACATCAAAGGTTCAGGAAAAAACAACCGTGGATATAGAAGTTGAGGGATATGATCTTGAGAATTTAATGTATAGATGGATAGAAGCGCTTCTATTCTATTACGATACAGAATTGCTTTTATTCAGCAGGTTTAAGGTCGCTATTAATGATCTTAAGCTAAAGGGCAAGGCTTTCGGAGAGAGATTTGATGAGTCTAGGCATGAAAGGAGAACAGTAGTCAAAGCGATGACATACCATGAGATGGAAATTCGTAAATACGACGGGAAGTTCGAAATTAAATTCGTTGTTGATATCTGA
- a CDS encoding DUF1464 family protein gives MIFAGIDPGSTTYGVALIDQTGRLVRYEEYLTDLVEKDSSSIINFILKYKPSLVALPSGHGLPFIRSKDIDEFKIFLMTLSLTDKGPLHSFLRASRLMNGVTIPSVIELTSVPSHRKKNMIDLGTADKVASAFFYRSMFDSFVLVEAGSKFISVLVVFGGVIVDGLGGSTLPGSAGFMDGELAYIMSQHKNLTKRTIYSSGEFKRALEIVEIFSTYYSRLYNIPIIVSGKRKDEVPFGKKFHFRFKEASVGAAYIASAISGFRFKEYIEMLYSSGTAIDYVEIEEWGEVITWIKTRFQTKTETSDS, from the coding sequence ATGATTTTCGCAGGCATCGATCCTGGATCTACCACATATGGAGTAGCTTTGATTGATCAAACAGGTAGACTGGTTCGCTATGAAGAATATCTCACAGACCTGGTGGAGAAGGACTCCTCTTCTATAATAAACTTCATTCTTAAATATAAGCCGAGTCTAGTTGCTTTACCTTCAGGTCACGGTCTTCCGTTTATCAGATCTAAGGACATAGACGAGTTCAAGATATTTCTTATGACCTTATCCCTTACTGACAAGGGTCCACTCCATAGTTTTTTAAGAGCTTCTAGGTTGATGAATGGCGTTACAATACCTTCAGTCATAGAGCTAACTAGCGTTCCAAGCCATAGAAAGAAGAACATGATAGACCTAGGGACAGCAGATAAGGTCGCTTCGGCTTTCTTCTACAGATCAATGTTTGATAGTTTCGTTCTAGTAGAGGCTGGATCTAAATTCATTTCCGTTTTAGTAGTTTTTGGAGGTGTTATTGTTGATGGACTTGGGGGTTCTACATTACCTGGATCTGCAGGCTTCATGGACGGAGAACTGGCTTACATTATGTCTCAGCATAAAAATCTTACCAAGAGGACAATTTATTCTAGTGGAGAATTCAAGAGGGCTCTAGAAATAGTAGAGATATTTTCCACTTATTACTCCAGGCTATATAATATCCCAATAATAGTTTCAGGGAAAAGAAAGGACGAAGTTCCTTTCGGGAAGAAATTCCATTTTAGATTTAAGGAAGCGTCTGTGGGGGCGGCTTATATAGCATCGGCCATCTCTGGCTTCAGATTTAAGGAATATATTGAAATGCTTTATAGCTCAGGAACGGCCATAGATTACGTGGAAATCGAGGAATGGGGAGAAGTTATTACTTGGATAAAGACGCGTTTTCAGACAAAGACGGAAACTTCGGATTCGTGA
- a CDS encoding sterol desaturase family protein: MMLIFELTAIGIAAFFGMEFLARFVHKYVMHGILWVIHEDHHRKEQREIEKNDAFGLIFAGISIYLIMNWLIYKDPFALAIALGMTAYGVAYFFVHDMIIHNRHLHLRSWGLKHRLFRELILVHEVHHEEGRGNWGFLLVIKGIDKIPNELK; this comes from the coding sequence ATGATGTTAATATTTGAATTAACTGCTATAGGAATTGCAGCGTTCTTTGGGATGGAATTCTTAGCTAGATTCGTGCACAAATATGTAATGCATGGAATACTGTGGGTAATCCATGAGGATCATCATAGAAAAGAACAAAGAGAGATAGAGAAAAATGATGCCTTTGGACTCATTTTTGCTGGCATATCCATTTATCTCATAATGAACTGGTTAATATACAAAGATCCGTTTGCGCTCGCAATAGCTCTGGGTATGACCGCTTACGGTGTAGCCTATTTTTTTGTTCATGATATGATTATTCATAACAGACATTTACATCTCCGATCTTGGGGATTGAAACATAGACTCTTTAGAGAATTGATATTAGTTCACGAAGTCCATCATGAAGAAGGAAGGGGTAATTGGGGATTTTTGCTAGTTATAAAAGGAATCGACAAAATCCCCAACGAGCTAAAGTGA
- the cmk gene encoding (d)CMP kinase: MILVVSGPSGSGKTTVAKSLANKYGLRFVSGGQIFREKATVLGKDLVSLNKEAERDFDIDRIIDQEILNQAKGANVVIESHIAGWILADESTVSVYLWAPLEERAKRISQRDQIPYDKALMTILEREQSHYYRFWKYYGIDIQDTSLYDLVINTSKLTPDKVLGIIEYFLDSYIRLTPGK, encoded by the coding sequence ATGATATTGGTTGTTAGTGGTCCCTCTGGCAGTGGGAAGACTACAGTAGCAAAATCCTTAGCTAACAAATACGGTTTAAGGTTCGTATCCGGAGGGCAAATTTTTAGGGAAAAGGCAACCGTTTTAGGTAAAGACTTGGTCTCTCTTAATAAAGAGGCAGAGAGAGATTTTGACATCGATAGGATTATAGACCAAGAGATTTTGAATCAGGCAAAAGGTGCCAATGTAGTGATTGAGTCTCATATAGCAGGCTGGATTCTTGCAGATGAATCAACAGTCAGCGTGTATTTATGGGCGCCGTTGGAAGAGAGAGCGAAAAGGATATCTCAGAGGGATCAAATCCCCTACGATAAGGCACTAATGACTATTCTAGAGCGGGAGCAAAGTCATTACTATAGGTTCTGGAAATATTATGGAATAGATATTCAAGACACTTCCTTATACGATCTAGTTATTAATACCTCAAAACTCACTCCTGATAAGGTTTTAGGCATAATAGAATATTTTCTGGATTCTTACATTCGGTTAACTCCGGGTAAATAA
- the cedA1 gene encoding DNA import protein CedA1 produces MSGIETFVQQLTTQVTEIAWSVFILAWALGWALRGSPIPIFKVKRTGQDFIEDAIMAAFWLALGTTVFALISYFAGQF; encoded by the coding sequence ATGAGCGGGATAGAAACATTTGTTCAACAGCTTACAACACAAGTTACCGAAATCGCTTGGAGCGTTTTCATTTTGGCTTGGGCCCTAGGGTGGGCTCTCAGAGGGTCTCCAATCCCAATATTTAAGGTAAAGAGAACAGGTCAAGATTTCATTGAAGATGCTATAATGGCTGCCTTTTGGTTGGCTTTAGGAACCACGGTTTTCGCTCTAATATCTTACTTTGCAGGACAATTTTAG
- a CDS encoding phytoene desaturase family protein produces MKVIIVGAGIGGLSTALLLKKKGFEVTVLEKLDKPGGRARGFSIDGFSFDMGPSWYLMPEIFDKFYHEVGEEPPEIVEVDPLFSLYVDHKSEDFTKEHPGFEKYLEDTEFMYSLALSKFLFKEMRITDFLDRDIITNLRRFPIFSSLDSFNKKYFPNNDFIQKALGFSAVFLGGSPFNTPAVYAMVNYAIYGKGVYYPKGGFSGLVSKLVNACERAGVEFKFNYNVDKVVIENKKVTSVRSGNRVETGDIFVFNMDYHYADTLLPVDIRQDWSRRKLAPSAILAYLGVEGEIYASHHSVFVRGDWKLHFDSIDDGVPPDPNNMSYYVSYRKATDKSLKGDDLVFLIPVAPNLESFDYKIYVNKVIEDFKAKTKSKFEIKFERIYSPNDFEFDYNAYKGTAFGLSHTLAQTGPFRLPMKNKWLDNLFYVGQYTQPGIGVPMVTISSLILSQRIINSTIR; encoded by the coding sequence ATGAAAGTAATTATTGTGGGCGCGGGAATAGGAGGTCTAAGCACTGCACTGCTTTTGAAAAAGAAGGGATTCGAAGTAACAGTGTTAGAAAAACTTGACAAACCAGGTGGGAGAGCTAGGGGATTTTCTATCGATGGATTTTCCTTTGATATGGGACCGTCTTGGTACTTAATGCCAGAAATATTCGATAAATTCTATCACGAGGTCGGAGAAGAACCCCCTGAGATAGTTGAGGTGGATCCTTTGTTCTCACTATATGTGGACCATAAATCTGAGGATTTCACAAAAGAGCATCCAGGATTTGAGAAATACCTTGAAGATACCGAATTCATGTACTCTTTAGCATTGAGTAAATTTTTATTTAAAGAGATGAGAATAACTGACTTCCTCGACAGGGATATTATTACTAATCTCCGAAGATTCCCGATTTTTTCTAGTTTAGATAGTTTTAATAAAAAATATTTTCCCAACAACGATTTCATACAGAAGGCCCTAGGGTTCTCTGCAGTGTTTTTGGGTGGCTCTCCGTTTAATACTCCTGCAGTTTATGCAATGGTCAATTACGCTATTTACGGTAAAGGAGTATATTATCCTAAAGGAGGCTTCTCTGGCTTAGTTTCAAAATTGGTCAATGCATGCGAGAGGGCAGGAGTAGAATTCAAGTTCAATTATAACGTTGATAAAGTAGTTATAGAAAATAAAAAAGTAACATCGGTCAGATCTGGAAATAGAGTAGAGACGGGAGATATTTTCGTGTTTAATATGGATTATCATTATGCCGATACTCTATTGCCTGTAGATATTAGGCAGGATTGGAGCAGAAGAAAATTGGCCCCCTCCGCAATCTTAGCTTATCTTGGAGTTGAAGGGGAAATATATGCCAGTCATCACTCTGTGTTCGTTAGAGGCGATTGGAAATTACATTTCGACTCAATAGACGATGGTGTTCCTCCGGATCCCAATAACATGTCGTATTACGTGAGTTATAGAAAGGCTACAGATAAAAGTCTAAAAGGAGATGATCTAGTGTTCTTGATACCCGTAGCTCCAAATTTGGAGAGCTTTGATTACAAAATTTATGTGAACAAAGTAATAGAAGATTTTAAAGCGAAGACTAAAAGCAAATTTGAAATTAAATTTGAAAGGATTTATTCTCCAAATGACTTCGAGTTTGACTACAATGCGTATAAAGGCACCGCTTTCGGGCTTTCTCACACCCTAGCACAAACTGGGCCCTTCAGACTACCGATGAAGAATAAATGGTTAGACAATTTATTCTATGTTGGCCAATATACTCAGCCTGGTATTGGGGTGCCAATGGTTACCATATCATCTTTAATATTAAGCCAAAGAATAATAAATTCTACAATACGTTAA